A genomic segment from Frateuria edaphi encodes:
- a CDS encoding heme lyase CcmF/NrfE family subunit, whose amino-acid sequence MTPELGQLALILAMLLALAQGVLPLVGAWRGNRALMATARPAAAGQAVFVALAFGLLVWAFLTFDFSVQYVADNSNLALPWYYRIAAVWGAHEGSMLLWVLILNVWTVALAAFSRQLPEEFLARVLGVLGIVAVGFLAFIVFTSNPFARLLPMPPDGGDLNPVLQDPGMTFHPPVLYMGYVGFSVAFAFSIAALLGGSLEQGWVRWARPWTNAAWAFLTCGIVAGSWWAYAELGWGGWWFWDPVENASFMPWLVGVALIHAQAVTEKRGSLRAWTILLSIFAFSLSLLGTFLVRSGVLTSVHAFASDPRRGLYILAFLAIVIGGSLLLYAVRAPKVAGGKSFALLSRETVILIANLMFTVAAAMVLLGTLFPLIGDALHLGKISVGPPYFGFLFPLLMLPVVLLLPFGPFLRWGKSEAGPLKSVLLRVTIAAVACAIVAAFFVQGQAKAIAGVAAAVWCGVGTLLYVYKRWREMPRGRRYPAEMAGMLLAHFGLGVFLVGVLLSESLSVTRDVRMAPGDTQTVGAYTFRFDGVDATRGPNWHAEQGTVTVMRDGKTIDVMHPQKRTYPRGQVQTESAIDPGVTRDLYVALGEPMDPNKLEGAWALRLYAKPFVRWIWAGGLFMMLGGFVAGADKRFRARRSAAKVPAEPVLPVEESRA is encoded by the coding sequence ATGACTCCCGAACTTGGCCAGCTCGCCCTCATCCTCGCCATGCTGCTCGCCCTGGCGCAAGGCGTGCTTCCGCTGGTCGGCGCCTGGCGCGGCAATCGCGCGCTGATGGCCACCGCGCGCCCGGCCGCCGCAGGCCAGGCGGTATTCGTGGCGCTGGCGTTCGGCCTGCTGGTGTGGGCGTTTCTGACGTTCGATTTCTCGGTCCAGTACGTAGCCGACAACTCGAACCTTGCCCTGCCCTGGTACTACCGCATCGCTGCGGTATGGGGCGCGCACGAAGGTTCGATGCTGCTGTGGGTGCTGATCCTCAACGTCTGGACGGTCGCACTGGCCGCCTTCAGCCGCCAGTTGCCGGAGGAGTTCCTGGCGCGCGTGCTGGGCGTGCTCGGCATCGTGGCGGTCGGCTTCCTGGCCTTCATCGTCTTCACCTCCAATCCCTTCGCGCGCCTGTTGCCCATGCCGCCTGACGGTGGCGACCTGAACCCGGTGCTGCAGGACCCAGGCATGACCTTCCACCCGCCCGTTCTGTACATGGGCTACGTGGGCTTCTCGGTGGCCTTCGCCTTCTCCATCGCCGCGCTGCTGGGCGGCTCGCTGGAACAGGGCTGGGTGCGTTGGGCCCGACCGTGGACCAACGCCGCCTGGGCGTTCCTCACCTGCGGCATCGTCGCCGGCAGCTGGTGGGCCTACGCGGAGCTGGGCTGGGGTGGTTGGTGGTTCTGGGATCCGGTCGAGAACGCCAGTTTCATGCCGTGGCTGGTGGGCGTGGCGCTGATCCATGCGCAGGCGGTGACCGAGAAGCGCGGTTCACTCCGCGCATGGACGATCCTGCTTTCGATCTTCGCTTTCTCGCTGTCGCTGCTGGGTACCTTCCTGGTGCGCTCGGGCGTGCTGACCAGCGTGCATGCGTTCGCCTCCGACCCGCGCCGCGGCCTGTACATCCTGGCCTTCCTGGCGATCGTGATCGGCGGTTCGCTGCTGCTGTACGCGGTGCGTGCGCCGAAAGTCGCCGGCGGCAAGTCGTTCGCGTTGCTCTCGCGGGAGACGGTGATCCTGATCGCCAACCTGATGTTCACCGTGGCCGCTGCCATGGTGCTGCTGGGCACGCTGTTCCCGCTGATCGGGGACGCGCTGCACCTGGGCAAGATATCGGTCGGCCCGCCCTACTTCGGCTTCCTGTTCCCGCTGCTGATGCTGCCGGTGGTCCTGTTGTTGCCGTTCGGTCCGTTCCTGCGCTGGGGCAAGAGCGAGGCCGGCCCGCTCAAGAGCGTGCTGCTGCGGGTGACGATCGCCGCGGTCGCGTGCGCGATCGTGGCCGCGTTCTTCGTGCAGGGCCAGGCGAAGGCGATCGCCGGCGTGGCAGCGGCGGTGTGGTGCGGCGTCGGAACGCTGCTTTACGTCTACAAGCGCTGGCGCGAGATGCCGCGCGGGCGGCGCTACCCCGCCGAGATGGCCGGCATGCTGCTGGCGCATTTCGGCCTGGGCGTGTTCCTTGTCGGCGTGCTGCTGTCCGAGTCCCTGAGCGTCACCCGCGACGTGCGCATGGCGCCGGGCGATACGCAGACCGTGGGCGCCTACACGTTCCGCTTCGATGGCGTGGACGCCACCCGCGGTCCCAACTGGCATGCCGAGCAAGGCACGGTCACGGTGATGCGTGACGGCAAGACGATCGACGTCATGCACCCGCAGAAGCGTACCTATCCGCGCGGTCAGGTGCAGACCGAATCGGCGATCGACCCGGGCGTCACCCGCGATCTCTATGTGGCCCTCGGCGAGCCAATGGATCCGAACAAGCTCGAAGGCGCCTGGGCGCTGCGGCTCTACGCCAAGCCGTTCGTGCGCTGGATCTGGGCAGGTGGCCTGTTCATGATGCTGGGCGGTTTCGTGGCCGGCGCGGACAAGCGCTTCCGGGCCAGACGCTCGGCCGCCAAGGTTCCGGCCGAGCCCGTCCTCCCGGTCGAGGAATCACGTGCATGA
- the ccmB gene encoding heme exporter protein CcmB encodes MSRASLAVACAAVLRRDLTLAWRRRGDIAMPVLYALIVATLFPFALGPEDALLQRIAGGVVLVTVLLAMLLALDAMFRSDIEDGSLEQLVLAPQPLAMMLAMKILAHWLTTALPLIVIAPLLAGMLHLPVPVMGVLMLALLLATPMLSLLGAVLVALTAGTRRSGMLLALMLLPLCVPVVIFAAGAVAAAQQGLPWVAPIAWLGAALALALVLAPLACAAALRIALDA; translated from the coding sequence ATGAGCCGGGCCTCGCTTGCGGTCGCCTGCGCGGCCGTGCTGCGGCGAGACCTCACGCTCGCCTGGCGCCGCCGTGGCGACATAGCCATGCCGGTGCTGTACGCGTTGATCGTGGCCACGCTCTTTCCGTTCGCGCTCGGGCCGGAGGATGCCCTGCTTCAGCGCATCGCCGGCGGTGTAGTGCTGGTCACCGTGCTGCTGGCCATGCTGCTGGCGCTCGATGCCATGTTCCGCAGCGACATCGAGGACGGTTCGCTGGAGCAACTGGTGCTTGCACCCCAGCCGCTGGCGATGATGCTGGCGATGAAGATTCTCGCCCACTGGCTCACCACCGCGCTTCCGCTGATCGTGATCGCACCGCTGCTGGCCGGCATGCTGCACCTGCCCGTGCCGGTGATGGGCGTACTCATGCTGGCGTTGCTGCTGGCCACGCCGATGCTCAGCCTGCTGGGCGCGGTGCTGGTCGCGCTGACGGCCGGAACGCGGCGCTCTGGTATGCTGCTCGCCCTGATGCTGCTGCCACTCTGCGTGCCGGTGGTCATCTTTGCCGCAGGTGCGGTCGCGGCCGCCCAACAGGGGTTACCTTGGGTTGCCCCGATCGCCTGGCTCGGTGCGGCGCTCGCCCTGGCCCTGGTGCTTGCACCGCTCGCCTGCGCCGCCGCCCTTCGCATTGCTTTGGACGCCTGA
- a CDS encoding heme ABC transporter permease, with protein sequence MSKWIPLWLHKLGSPPIFYRFAGTLRPWFLALALIAGAIGLYGGLVLAPADYQQGDAYRIIFIHVPSAWMGLFIYGVMAVASFIALVWRIKLAEAVAMESAPIGAAFTFITLVTGSLWGKPMWGTWWTWDARLTSELVLLFLYLGVIGLYHAFEDRRQGARAAAFLAIIGIINVPIVHFSVNWWNTLHQGSTVRILGPSKISMDMLWPLLTMMLATKLYYVASLFGRVRADLLELEGGKDWVRRIATGGQASGEQA encoded by the coding sequence ATGTCCAAGTGGATTCCCCTCTGGCTGCACAAGCTCGGCTCGCCGCCGATCTTCTACCGCTTCGCCGGCACGCTGCGGCCATGGTTCCTGGCGCTGGCGCTGATCGCCGGCGCGATCGGCCTGTACGGCGGACTGGTGTTGGCGCCCGCTGATTACCAGCAGGGCGACGCCTACCGGATCATCTTCATCCACGTGCCCAGCGCGTGGATGGGGCTGTTCATCTATGGCGTGATGGCGGTGGCTTCGTTCATCGCCCTGGTCTGGCGCATCAAGCTGGCCGAAGCGGTGGCCATGGAATCGGCGCCGATCGGCGCAGCGTTCACCTTCATCACCCTGGTTACCGGTTCGCTGTGGGGCAAGCCGATGTGGGGCACCTGGTGGACCTGGGACGCACGACTGACCTCCGAGCTGGTGCTGCTGTTCCTGTACCTGGGCGTGATCGGGCTGTACCACGCCTTCGAGGACCGCCGGCAAGGCGCCCGGGCCGCCGCGTTCCTGGCCATCATCGGCATCATCAACGTGCCGATCGTGCACTTCTCGGTGAACTGGTGGAACACGCTGCACCAGGGCTCGACCGTACGCATCCTTGGCCCCTCCAAGATCAGCATGGACATGTTGTGGCCGCTGCTGACCATGATGCTGGCGACCAAGCTGTACTACGTGGCCAGCCTGTTCGGACGCGTGCGCGCGGACCTGCTGGAGCTCGAAGGCGGCAAGGACTGGGTGCGCAGGATCGCCACCGGCGGACAGGCCTCGGGAGAACAGGCATGA
- the ccmA gene encoding cytochrome c biogenesis heme-transporting ATPase CcmA yields the protein MTSAHAIPLLQARGLSFLRADEPVFGPLDFALHAGELALVEGDNGSGKTTLLRLLAGLLHIGEGELQWRGQRWSRDACASEVLFLGHQLGLKMDMSPRENLHIVAGLHGTREGRSAASVLGEVGLAGYEDEPVRRLSAGQKKRAALARLLLLPAALWLLDEPYANLDRAGIALVNRLLETHIAEGGAALVTSHGAVSFHGGEPKRIRMHV from the coding sequence ATGACCTCCGCCCACGCCATCCCGCTGCTGCAAGCGCGGGGCCTGTCCTTTCTGCGCGCCGACGAGCCGGTGTTCGGCCCGCTGGATTTCGCCCTGCACGCAGGCGAACTGGCGCTGGTCGAAGGCGACAACGGGAGCGGCAAGACCACCCTGCTGCGCCTGCTGGCCGGCCTGCTGCACATCGGCGAGGGCGAACTTCAGTGGCGCGGACAGCGCTGGAGCCGCGACGCCTGCGCGAGCGAGGTGCTGTTCCTGGGCCATCAGCTCGGCCTGAAGATGGACATGAGCCCGCGCGAGAACCTGCACATCGTCGCCGGCCTGCATGGCACGCGCGAGGGCCGCAGCGCGGCGTCCGTGCTGGGCGAGGTCGGCCTGGCCGGCTACGAGGACGAACCCGTACGTCGCTTGTCCGCGGGCCAGAAGAAGCGCGCCGCACTGGCGCGGTTGTTGCTGCTGCCGGCGGCCCTGTGGTTGCTGGACGAGCCGTACGCGAACCTGGACCGCGCAGGCATCGCGCTGGTCAACCGGCTGCTGGAAACGCACATCGCCGAGGGCGGCGCGGCGCTCGTCACCAGCCACGGCGCGGTGAGCTTCCACGGCGGCGAACCGAAGCGGATCCGCATGCATGTTTGA
- a CDS encoding tetratricopeptide repeat protein: protein MKLAFYLIAAAMIAAALALLLWPLVRHGRRQGRPGGLFAVVLAVAFVVPLAAGGIYLLVGTPVALDGVAAQPSMDIDQAVTELRDHLKQQPGDLQGWMLLAQTEAALHQNAQAREAYDQALRLDPKNGAAMVGWAEADSMVRDDHRIEGRALDLLKQAVQSDPANQRGLWLLGISQFQHEDYAASAATWRRLQPLLEPGSNVAKAVTEQIAVAEARAGGKPASATNVEGPRLTVKVQLAPALRDKLKPGAALFVYARAERGPPMPLAVARLEASQLPTTVTLTDAMAMAPQLKLSSADKVLVGARISASGQAIAQAGDLEGDAGVVAVDQTGPIRIVIDKVHP from the coding sequence GTGAAGCTCGCGTTCTACCTGATCGCTGCCGCGATGATCGCGGCGGCGCTCGCGCTGCTGCTCTGGCCACTGGTGCGGCACGGTCGGCGCCAGGGCCGCCCTGGCGGCCTGTTCGCAGTGGTGCTGGCGGTCGCCTTCGTCGTGCCCCTGGCCGCTGGCGGGATCTATCTGCTGGTGGGAACGCCGGTGGCACTCGACGGCGTTGCGGCACAGCCGTCGATGGACATCGACCAGGCTGTCACCGAGCTGCGCGACCATCTCAAGCAGCAGCCGGGTGACCTGCAGGGCTGGATGTTGCTGGCACAGACCGAGGCGGCCCTTCACCAGAACGCGCAAGCGCGCGAAGCCTACGACCAGGCGCTGCGCCTGGATCCGAAGAATGGCGCGGCGATGGTCGGATGGGCCGAGGCCGATTCGATGGTTCGCGACGACCACCGCATCGAGGGCCGTGCCCTCGATCTGCTCAAGCAGGCGGTGCAGTCCGATCCAGCCAACCAGCGCGGTCTTTGGCTGCTCGGCATCAGCCAGTTCCAGCACGAGGATTACGCCGCCTCGGCCGCCACCTGGCGCCGCCTGCAACCATTGTTGGAGCCGGGCTCCAACGTGGCCAAGGCGGTGACCGAGCAGATCGCCGTGGCCGAAGCGCGTGCCGGCGGGAAACCGGCCTCCGCCACCAACGTCGAAGGCCCCCGCCTCACGGTGAAGGTGCAGCTTGCCCCCGCGTTGCGCGACAAGCTCAAGCCCGGCGCCGCGCTTTTCGTCTACGCGCGCGCCGAACGGGGACCACCGATGCCGCTTGCCGTGGCACGGCTGGAGGCTTCGCAGTTGCCAACCACGGTCACGCTGACCGACGCCATGGCGATGGCGCCGCAGCTGAAGCTCTCCTCGGCGGACAAGGTGCTCGTCGGCGCGCGAATCAGCGCCAGCGGCCAGGCCATCGCCCAGGCCGGCGACCTGGAGGGGGATGCCGGCGTGGTGGCGGTGGATCAGACCGGGCCGATCCGGATCGTCATCGACAAGGTCCACCCATGA
- a CDS encoding DsbE family thiol:disulfide interchange protein, producing MSRSLPLIGFLMLVGLFGFGIWWNTRHDPREVPSPLIGKPAPEFVLPLLDDPARTVSKASMLGKPYLVNVFASWCIACGEEHPVLMAEGRTLGVPLVGYDYKDAPEDAKAWLAQHGNPYDMVIADQPGRTAIDFGVYGAPESFLIDARGTIRYKHIGPFTPEVIERELKPLIAQLKQEAP from the coding sequence ATGAGCCGTTCGCTGCCGCTGATCGGCTTCCTGATGCTGGTGGGTCTGTTTGGTTTCGGCATCTGGTGGAACACCCGGCATGACCCGCGCGAGGTGCCATCGCCACTGATCGGCAAGCCGGCGCCCGAGTTCGTTCTGCCGTTGCTGGACGACCCGGCCAGGACGGTCAGCAAGGCCTCGATGCTGGGCAAGCCTTACCTGGTCAACGTGTTCGCCAGCTGGTGCATCGCCTGCGGCGAGGAGCATCCGGTGCTCATGGCCGAAGGCCGCACTCTGGGGGTTCCATTGGTCGGTTACGATTACAAGGACGCGCCCGAGGATGCCAAGGCCTGGCTTGCCCAGCACGGCAATCCGTACGACATGGTGATCGCCGACCAGCCCGGCCGCACCGCTATCGACTTTGGCGTGTACGGCGCGCCGGAAAGCTTCCTGATCGATGCCAGGGGTACGATCCGCTACAAGCACATCGGGCCGTTCACGCCCGAAGTGATCGAGCGCGAGCTCAAGCCGCTGATCGCGCAGCTCAAGCAGGAGGCGCCATGA
- the ccmE gene encoding cytochrome c maturation protein CcmE: protein MNPTRKRRLIIVLLVLAAAVVAVGLTVFALQQNMNYLFTPSQVRAGQAEAYKTFRLGGMVKAGSIERSGESLKVGFTVIDADGAMPVEYTGILPDLFRDNQSVIATGHMADGHFVATEVLAKHDETYMPKELKDAMEKAHHGKTVAANEAPQ, encoded by the coding sequence ATGAACCCGACCCGCAAACGCCGCCTGATCATCGTCCTGCTCGTGCTCGCCGCCGCCGTGGTGGCGGTGGGGCTGACCGTGTTCGCCCTGCAGCAGAACATGAACTACCTGTTTACCCCGAGCCAGGTGCGCGCCGGCCAGGCCGAGGCGTACAAGACCTTCCGCCTTGGGGGCATGGTCAAGGCAGGCTCGATCGAGCGCTCGGGCGAGTCGCTCAAGGTCGGCTTCACCGTCATCGACGCCGACGGCGCGATGCCGGTCGAGTACACCGGCATCCTTCCGGACCTGTTCCGCGACAACCAGTCGGTGATCGCCACGGGACACATGGCTGACGGTCATTTCGTGGCCACCGAAGTGCTGGCCAAGCACGATGAAACCTACATGCCCAAGGAACTGAAGGACGCCATGGAGAAGGCGCACCACGGCAAGACCGTGGCTGCCAACGAGGCCCCGCAATGA
- a CDS encoding cytochrome c-type biogenesis protein: protein MSVLLPCRSALGRGRAACGPRPGALLQLLFALFIAFSGMANAQAIDPLPFKDHAQEIRFQNLTRQLRCLVCQNENLADSNADLARDLRHEVFGLMQQGKTDDQIKQYLVDRYSDFVLYDPPVKPSTWLLWFGPALFLLMGGAVVLMTIRKRGRATRIDSRLVDNATIEQGDDW from the coding sequence ATGAGCGTCCTGCTTCCCTGCCGGAGTGCCCTTGGGCGCGGGCGCGCGGCATGCGGGCCGCGCCCGGGGGCGCTCCTGCAGTTGCTCTTCGCGCTGTTCATCGCGTTCTCGGGCATGGCCAACGCCCAGGCGATCGACCCGCTGCCCTTCAAGGATCACGCCCAGGAAATCCGATTCCAGAACCTGACGCGCCAGCTGCGCTGCCTGGTCTGCCAGAACGAGAACCTCGCCGACTCCAACGCCGACCTGGCGCGCGATCTGCGCCATGAGGTGTTCGGCCTGATGCAGCAGGGCAAGACGGATGACCAGATCAAGCAATACCTGGTCGACCGGTACTCCGACTTCGTGCTGTACGACCCGCCGGTCAAGCCGTCCACCTGGCTGCTCTGGTTCGGTCCCGCGTTGTTCCTGCTGATGGGTGGCGCGGTCGTACTGATGACCATCCGCAAGCGCGGCCGCGCCACACGCATCGACAGCCGGCTGGTCGACAACGCCACGATCGAACAAGGGGACGATTGGTGA
- the ccmD gene encoding heme exporter protein CcmD translates to MSQFLAMGGYAAYVWPAYAVFFIVLLADFISPLLRRRRNLRELRARLARQTARQQRAASPAVNP, encoded by the coding sequence ATGAGCCAGTTCCTCGCCATGGGCGGTTACGCCGCATACGTGTGGCCGGCTTATGCCGTGTTTTTCATCGTGCTGCTGGCCGATTTCATTTCCCCGCTGCTGCGCCGCCGCCGCAACTTGCGTGAACTTCGCGCCCGACTGGCGCGTCAAACGGCGCGCCAGCAACGCGCCGCCTCGCCCGCCGTGAATCCATGA